One genomic segment of Clostridium estertheticum subsp. estertheticum includes these proteins:
- the ilvB gene encoding biosynthetic-type acetolactate synthase large subunit, which translates to MKAAEAIIQCLQEEKVKIVFGYPGVPVAPLYEALRKSDIQHILVRHEQASGHSASGYARATRSIGVCIATSGPGAINLITGIATAYADSIPMIAITGQVRTDLIGKDVFQEADIIGATDSFTKHSYLVKDAKDIPRIMKEAFYIAKTGRPGPVLVDIPLDIQNTEIEFEYPSEISIRGYKPTVNGNKRQIKKALEKIKNSRKPLICVGGGVMSAKAEQELIKFIEKSKIPMVHTLMGKDGIPSKYPYNVGLIGSHGFKYANKAVSEADVLILVGTRVADRATGGSKSFGKMADIIHIDVDPAEIGKNLSALIPVVGDCKKILQELTDGVMQIDTKMWRDQITTWEKECVTIRESGAKVNPQYALELLSQMIEEDALITADVGQNQIWTSHYLDMVGNRRFLTSGGLGTMGYSIPASVGCKFAFPKRRVVAVMGDGSFQMSMSELGTIKQNHLNIIFLLFNNSNLGMVREYQSNVYKNTYGVSLCENPDFVKLVESYGLCGKRVNSNSELKGVLEEAMASNKAFLIECIVSEDESTL; encoded by the coding sequence ATGAAAGCTGCCGAGGCAATAATTCAATGTTTACAAGAAGAAAAGGTGAAAATAGTGTTTGGTTATCCGGGGGTTCCAGTTGCTCCTTTATATGAAGCATTAAGGAAGTCAGATATACAGCATATATTGGTAAGACATGAACAGGCGTCAGGACATAGTGCTAGTGGGTATGCTAGGGCAACAAGGTCTATAGGAGTATGTATTGCAACTTCAGGACCTGGTGCTATTAATCTTATAACGGGCATTGCAACTGCCTATGCAGACTCTATACCAATGATTGCAATAACTGGGCAAGTTAGAACAGACCTAATTGGAAAAGATGTTTTTCAAGAAGCGGATATAATTGGAGCAACAGACTCTTTCACAAAACATAGTTATTTAGTTAAGGATGCAAAAGATATACCAAGAATTATGAAAGAGGCGTTTTATATAGCAAAAACTGGGAGACCAGGTCCAGTACTTGTTGATATACCACTAGATATACAAAATACGGAAATAGAATTCGAATATCCAAGTGAAATTAGTATAAGAGGCTACAAACCTACTGTTAATGGGAATAAAAGGCAAATTAAAAAAGCATTAGAAAAGATTAAAAATAGCCGTAAGCCTCTTATTTGTGTGGGAGGGGGAGTTATGTCCGCCAAGGCTGAACAGGAGTTAATAAAATTCATAGAAAAATCTAAGATTCCCATGGTACACACATTAATGGGTAAGGATGGAATTCCATCAAAATATCCTTACAATGTTGGACTAATTGGTTCACATGGTTTTAAATATGCAAATAAAGCAGTATCTGAGGCCGATGTTCTAATTCTTGTTGGTACAAGAGTTGCAGATAGAGCAACAGGTGGATCTAAGAGCTTTGGAAAAATGGCAGATATTATCCATATTGATGTTGATCCAGCAGAGATAGGTAAAAATCTTAGTGCTCTTATTCCTGTAGTTGGAGATTGTAAAAAAATATTGCAAGAACTTACTGATGGAGTAATGCAAATCGATACAAAAATGTGGAGGGATCAAATAACAACATGGGAAAAAGAATGTGTTACAATTAGGGAAAGTGGCGCAAAAGTAAATCCGCAATATGCTTTAGAGCTTTTATCACAAATGATAGAAGAAGATGCTTTGATTACTGCAGACGTGGGGCAAAATCAAATTTGGACCTCACATTATCTTGATATGGTTGGTAACAGAAGATTTTTAACTAGTGGGGGACTTGGAACAATGGGGTATTCGATTCCGGCCTCAGTTGGCTGTAAGTTTGCGTTTCCAAAGAGACGTGTTGTTGCGGTAATGGGAGATGGAAGTTTTCAAATGAGTATGTCTGAACTTGGAACTATAAAACAAAATCATTTGAATATAATATTCTTATTATTTAACAATTCAAATCTTGGTATGGTTCGTGAGTATCAAAGCAATGTATACAAAAATACTTACGGTGTGAGTTTATGTGAAAATCCTGATTTTGTGAAACTTGTAGAATCTTATGGCCTTTGTGGAAAAAGAGTTAACTCTAATTCAGAATTAAAAGGAGTTCTTGAAGAAGCGATGGCAAGTAATAAAGCTTTTTTGATAGAATGTATTGTAAGCGAAGATGAGAGTACATTATAG
- the ilvN gene encoding acetolactate synthase small subunit, protein MNKYILSILVENHSGVLSKMAGLFTRRGYNIDSLTVSITDDPTISRMTIVVSGDEQITEQIVKQLNKLIDVIKILELSPEKSVSREVALIKVALDQSTRSFIIETVNIFKCNIVEMSAKSIIIEITGNEEKVSSFIELMRPYGIKEVVRTGLAVLQRQSETD, encoded by the coding sequence ATGAATAAATACATTTTATCTATTTTAGTTGAAAATCATTCAGGGGTTTTAAGCAAAATGGCCGGGTTATTCACACGTAGAGGTTATAATATTGATAGTTTAACTGTTAGTATTACGGATGATCCTACTATTTCGCGCATGACAATTGTAGTAAGTGGGGATGAACAAATCACTGAACAGATTGTAAAACAATTGAATAAACTTATAGATGTAATAAAAATATTAGAGTTAAGTCCTGAAAAATCCGTCTCTAGAGAAGTGGCACTTATAAAAGTTGCACTTGATCAAAGTACTAGATCTTTTATTATAGAAACGGTAAATATATTCAAATGTAATATTGTAGAGATGAGTGCAAAGAGTATTATAATTGAGATAACTGGAAATGAAGAAAAGGTATCCTCATTCATTGAGTTAATGCGGCCTTATGGAATTAAGGAAGTTGTCCGTACAGGACTTGCAGTGTTGCAAAGACAATCAGAAACAGATTAG